A window from Micromonospora profundi encodes these proteins:
- a CDS encoding response regulator transcription factor, translating into MKERRVLVVEDERTIAESVAARLRAEGFLVEIATDGPSAVERFRTGQPDLVVLDVMLPGFDGLEVCRRIQAVRPVPVLMLTARDDETDLLVGLAVGADDYLTKPFSMRELAARVHVLLRRVERAAAPAPPAIRLGDIEINEAERRVRRSGADVHLTPTEFDLLVHLAGRPRTVLPRERLLAEVWGWADGSGTRTVDSHVKALRRKLGADLIRTVHGVGYALEVPA; encoded by the coding sequence ATGAAGGAACGCCGCGTCCTGGTGGTCGAGGACGAACGCACCATCGCCGAGTCGGTCGCCGCCCGCCTCCGCGCCGAGGGCTTCCTGGTGGAGATCGCCACGGACGGCCCGAGCGCTGTCGAGCGGTTCCGGACCGGGCAGCCCGACCTCGTCGTACTCGACGTGATGCTGCCCGGCTTCGACGGCCTGGAGGTGTGCAGGCGGATCCAGGCCGTCCGGCCGGTGCCGGTGCTGATGCTCACCGCCCGCGACGACGAGACCGACCTGTTGGTCGGGCTCGCGGTCGGCGCTGACGACTACCTCACCAAGCCGTTCTCGATGCGCGAGCTGGCCGCCCGGGTACACGTGCTGCTGCGCCGGGTGGAACGGGCCGCCGCCCCCGCCCCACCGGCCATCCGCCTCGGCGACATCGAGATCAACGAAGCCGAGCGGCGGGTACGCCGGTCCGGCGCGGACGTTCACCTCACGCCTACCGAGTTCGACCTCCTGGTCCACCTCGCGGGCCGGCCGCGCACGGTCCTTCCCCGGGAACGGCTGCTCGCCGAGGTCTGGGGATGGGCAGACGGCAGCGGTACCCGCACCGTGGACAGCCACGTCAAGGCGTTGCGCCGCAAGCTCGGCGCCGACCTGATCCGGACCGTCCACGGCGTCGGGTACGCCCTGGAGGTGCCCGCGTGA
- a CDS encoding DUF5701 family protein has product MTETLFDVETEFDRQLDRLVELGYPALAELPESTFRDLVAPLRAQAVKGAQGLPAPTDARVPFLLVITRDLIAVEARLELTTLVGKRKPGFVDHHYAEDDLPRFNPIKELEVPAGPAYLLFDVDRGEEFRNLAPAVALDGMTAQGRLPLTIDEGLAFITLYPAALASNKCFSLVGSRCGDKRVPALWISQGAPKLGWCWYGNPHTWLGSASARPERVGLD; this is encoded by the coding sequence GTGACCGAGACTCTGTTCGACGTCGAAACCGAATTCGACCGCCAACTCGACCGGCTCGTGGAACTGGGCTACCCCGCCCTGGCCGAGCTGCCGGAGAGCACCTTCCGCGACCTGGTCGCCCCGCTGCGGGCCCAGGCCGTCAAGGGTGCCCAGGGCCTGCCGGCGCCCACCGACGCCCGGGTGCCGTTCCTGCTTGTCATCACCCGGGACCTGATCGCTGTGGAGGCCCGCCTCGAACTCACCACACTTGTCGGCAAGCGCAAGCCCGGCTTCGTCGACCACCACTACGCGGAGGACGACCTGCCGCGCTTCAACCCGATCAAGGAGTTGGAGGTGCCGGCCGGGCCGGCGTACCTGCTCTTCGACGTCGACCGGGGCGAGGAGTTCCGCAACCTCGCGCCGGCCGTGGCGCTGGACGGGATGACCGCACAGGGTCGGCTGCCGCTCACAATCGACGAGGGGCTCGCCTTCATCACGCTGTACCCGGCGGCGCTGGCCAGCAACAAGTGCTTCTCGCTCGTCGGCTCCCGCTGCGGCGACAAGCGGGTGCCGGCGCTGTGGATCAGTCAGGGCGCCCCGAAGCTGGGCTGGTGCTGGTACGGCAACCCGCACACCTGGCTCGGCTCCGCCTCGGCCCGTCCGGAGCGCGTCGGCCTGGACTGA
- a CDS encoding sensor histidine kinase → MGGNLSAVVGVVSLVTALTAALLAVLRLRARRGIATATQRATYEVLHTAGLAAEPLRAGLSAAGAAKAVRHLRALVGAAGLALTDAEQVLALDGRGTHHGEQLLAAAQRAVATGRSTVLGEADLRCDRVDCPVRGAVVAPLHGPDSRVVGALLAIADSPPAPGLVQATLETAHWAGNQLALAELDSSRERLARAEIRALRAQISPHFIYNALTAIGSFVRTDPERARELILEFAEFTRYSFRAHGEFTTLAEELRSIDRYLTIERARFGDRLQVRLQIAPEVLPVTLPFLCLQPLVENAVRHGLSRKPGTGMVSIEARDAGAECHITVEDDGVGMDPTALTAGIAELARATADPGDDTGQHVGLSNVDERLRSVFGDRFGLVVETGLGSGTKVSMRVPKFHPGVRAGS, encoded by the coding sequence GTGGGTGGCAACCTCTCCGCCGTCGTCGGCGTCGTCTCACTGGTGACAGCGCTAACCGCTGCCCTGCTGGCGGTGTTGCGGCTGCGTGCCCGACGCGGCATCGCCACCGCCACCCAGCGGGCAACCTACGAGGTGCTGCACACCGCCGGGTTGGCGGCCGAGCCGCTGCGGGCTGGGCTGAGCGCGGCTGGCGCGGCGAAGGCCGTACGCCATCTGCGGGCCCTGGTGGGGGCGGCCGGGCTGGCTCTCACCGACGCCGAGCAGGTGCTCGCCCTCGACGGGCGTGGCACGCACCACGGCGAGCAACTGCTCGCGGCGGCCCAGCGGGCGGTGGCCACCGGGCGTTCGACAGTGCTCGGGGAGGCCGACCTGCGGTGCGACCGGGTCGACTGCCCGGTCCGGGGGGCGGTGGTGGCGCCGCTGCACGGGCCGGACAGCCGGGTGGTCGGGGCTCTCTTGGCGATCGCGGACAGCCCACCGGCACCCGGCTTGGTGCAGGCCACCCTGGAGACCGCGCACTGGGCCGGTAACCAGCTCGCGCTGGCCGAGCTGGACTCGTCGCGGGAGCGGCTGGCACGCGCCGAGATCCGTGCCCTGCGGGCGCAGATCAGCCCGCACTTCATCTACAACGCGCTTACCGCTATCGGCTCGTTCGTCCGCACCGACCCCGAGCGGGCGCGGGAGCTGATCCTGGAGTTCGCGGAGTTCACCAGGTACTCGTTCCGGGCGCACGGGGAGTTCACCACCCTCGCCGAGGAACTGCGGTCGATCGACAGGTATCTGACGATCGAGCGGGCGCGGTTCGGTGACCGGTTGCAGGTGCGGTTGCAGATCGCTCCGGAGGTGCTGCCTGTGACGCTGCCGTTTCTCTGTCTGCAACCGTTGGTGGAGAACGCGGTGCGGCACGGGTTGTCCCGCAAGCCGGGCACGGGCATGGTGAGCATCGAGGCCCGGGACGCGGGCGCCGAGTGCCACATAACCGTGGAGGACGACGGGGTGGGAATGGATCCGACCGCGCTGACCGCCGGCATCGCCGAACTGGCCCGCGCCACCGCAGACCCGGGCGACGACACGGGCCAGCACGTTGGCCTCTCCAACGTCGACGAGCGGCTGCGGTCGGTCTTCGGGGACCGCTTCGGCCTGGTCGTCGAGACGGGTCTGGGGTCGGGCACGAAGGTGAGCATGCGGGTGCCGAAGTTCCACCCCGGTGTACGGGCCGGCTCGTGA
- a CDS encoding LytR/AlgR family response regulator transcription factor: MTTGFLRVLAVDDEPPALDELAYHLRADPRVARLHTAGDATEALRLLRDGDVDVVFLDIRMPGLDGMELARVLRRFARPPAIVFVTAYDDGAVDAFDLGATDYVRKPVRAERLAESLRRVIGSRVVPSHPAALARAEEDPTIPIELAGTTRMLPRSAVRWVEAQGDYARLHTAEGSHLVRVSLATLAERWADAGFVRVHRSYLVQLKLIAELRLVNSGYVVVVDSTELPVSRRHTRELKDKLVRAAKQDWSR; the protein is encoded by the coding sequence GTGACCACTGGCTTCCTGCGGGTCCTGGCGGTGGACGACGAGCCGCCCGCGCTCGACGAGTTGGCGTACCACCTGCGGGCCGACCCTCGGGTGGCCCGGCTGCACACCGCCGGGGACGCCACCGAGGCACTGCGGTTGCTCCGCGACGGCGACGTGGACGTGGTCTTCCTGGACATCCGGATGCCCGGCCTGGACGGTATGGAGTTGGCCCGGGTGCTGCGCCGGTTCGCCCGGCCACCGGCGATCGTGTTCGTCACCGCGTACGACGACGGCGCGGTGGACGCGTTCGACCTGGGTGCCACCGACTACGTCCGCAAGCCGGTACGTGCCGAGCGGCTGGCCGAGTCCCTGCGCCGGGTGATCGGCTCACGGGTGGTGCCGTCGCATCCGGCGGCGCTGGCCCGCGCCGAGGAGGATCCGACGATCCCCATCGAGCTGGCCGGGACCACCCGCATGCTGCCGCGCTCGGCGGTGCGTTGGGTGGAGGCGCAGGGGGACTACGCCCGGCTGCACACAGCGGAGGGGTCTCACCTGGTGCGGGTCTCGCTGGCAACGCTCGCGGAGCGGTGGGCCGATGCGGGCTTCGTGCGCGTCCACCGGTCGTACCTCGTGCAGTTGAAGTTGATCGCCGAGCTGCGCCTTGTCAACTCCGGTTACGTGGTGGTTGTCGACTCCACCGAGCTGCCGGTGAGCCGGCGGCACACCCGGGAGTTGAAGGACAAGCTGGTCAGGGCGGCCAAGCAGGACTGGAGTCGCTGA